The following proteins come from a genomic window of Terribacillus aidingensis:
- the brnQ gene encoding branched-chain amino acid transport system II carrier protein has product MSKKVPGSFTVILGLMLFALFFGAGNLIFPPMLGQQAGENIWIANAGFLVTGVGLPLIGIIAFVYSGERDLMSLSSRVHPVFGMIYTIILYLAIGPFFAIPRAGNVSYEIGLKPFLSADPGPLPLVLFTVLFFAVTCLLSLNPTKIIDVIGKFLTPIKLAFIGLLVIVAIIFPIGKFHAPQSEYTSNAFFKGFQEGYLTLDALVACVFGIIIVNALKDRGITNKGSVMKVCLLATALAAVVLAVIYTALSFMGASSVSELGYLSNGAEILADVSNYYFGSWGIIFLGLMITVACLTTSVGLITSCSTFFHELMPRISYKTFAIVLSVFSAIVANIGLTELISISVPVLMAIYPITISLVFLTFLHPLFGGKREVYIGSLVLTFCVSIFDGFNEAGLQITAVNDFFQAVLPFYEVGLGWVVPSIIGGLLGLVVSKLRK; this is encoded by the coding sequence GTGTCAAAGAAAGTGCCAGGTTCATTTACCGTCATTCTTGGTTTGATGCTCTTTGCTTTGTTCTTCGGAGCTGGGAATCTGATCTTCCCGCCGATGCTAGGGCAGCAAGCAGGTGAAAATATATGGATAGCCAATGCAGGGTTTCTTGTAACGGGTGTAGGTTTACCATTGATTGGAATCATCGCTTTTGTTTATTCGGGCGAGAGAGACCTAATGTCATTATCCAGCAGGGTGCATCCTGTATTCGGAATGATTTATACGATCATTTTATATCTTGCGATCGGACCGTTCTTTGCGATACCGCGTGCAGGAAATGTATCGTATGAAATTGGTTTGAAACCATTCTTATCTGCTGATCCAGGTCCGCTTCCGTTGGTTTTGTTTACAGTGCTTTTCTTTGCTGTCACATGTTTGTTGTCGTTGAATCCGACTAAGATCATTGATGTTATCGGAAAATTCCTGACACCAATCAAACTTGCTTTTATCGGTTTGCTTGTTATCGTTGCTATTATTTTTCCAATCGGTAAATTCCATGCACCTCAAAGTGAGTATACGTCAAACGCTTTCTTCAAAGGTTTCCAGGAAGGCTATTTGACATTGGATGCGCTTGTTGCATGTGTGTTTGGGATTATAATCGTCAATGCGCTGAAGGATAGAGGTATAACCAATAAAGGCTCAGTTATGAAGGTTTGTTTATTGGCAACTGCACTAGCTGCTGTTGTACTGGCAGTGATTTATACGGCACTTTCCTTTATGGGTGCATCCAGTGTCAGTGAGCTTGGTTACTTAAGCAACGGTGCTGAAATTCTTGCAGATGTTTCTAATTATTATTTCGGTTCATGGGGTATCATCTTCCTTGGATTGATGATTACAGTTGCCTGTCTAACGACAAGCGTTGGGTTGATCACATCTTGCTCGACGTTTTTCCATGAATTAATGCCGCGTATTTCCTATAAGACATTTGCTATTGTGCTATCTGTTTTCAGTGCGATAGTAGCGAATATTGGACTTACAGAATTAATTTCAATTTCAGTCCCAGTTTTGATGGCAATTTATCCAATTACGATCAGTTTGGTGTTCCTTACATTCTTACATCCGCTATTCGGCGGAAAACGGGAAGTATATATCGGAAGCCTCGTACTGACATTCTGTGTAAGTATCTTTGATGGCTTCAATGAAGCTGGGTTGCAGATAACAGCAGTCAATGACTTCTTCCAAGCGGTGCTGCCCTTCTATGAGGTAGGTCTTGGTTGGGTGGTACCTTCGATCATCGGTGGCTTGCTTGGATTGGTTGTATCAAAATTACGGAAATAA
- a CDS encoding M20 family metallopeptidase, with protein sequence MSRSVTEVSRISLHLDTNKEKYIQTSQAIHAKPEIGNQEFFASETLIALLEEAGFQVDKGVAGHETAFYALKDSGKPGPRIAFLAEYDALPGIGHACGHNIIGTTSTAAGVALAETLDEAGGSVAVLGTPAEEGGPNGSAKGSFVKHGLLKDIDAALIIHPSGRTSVTGEFLAVDPLDFHFYGKPAHASGAPDKGINALDAVIQLFNGINALRQHLPQDIRIHGIIPNGGDAPNIVPEYASARFFIRAETWQKAQAVSDKVKNIAKGAALATGASVKIERFQNEVKDFVLNPVLDEVLKEELEKVGEYVHLKKDKGRGSTDTGNISYEVPTAHPYIQIGPEELIGHTEEFREAARSEIGDAAVIKGAKALAHTGYRLLTDKELLQQTKAAFKDAKTRK encoded by the coding sequence ATGAGTAGATCTGTTACGGAAGTTAGCAGAATTTCACTGCATTTGGATACAAATAAAGAAAAGTATATCCAGACTAGTCAGGCCATCCATGCGAAGCCAGAGATCGGAAACCAGGAATTTTTCGCGAGCGAAACGCTCATTGCTTTGCTGGAAGAAGCGGGATTCCAAGTGGATAAAGGTGTAGCAGGACATGAAACAGCTTTTTATGCACTGAAAGATAGCGGTAAGCCAGGTCCTCGTATTGCATTCCTTGCTGAGTATGATGCACTACCTGGTATCGGGCATGCTTGCGGACATAATATTATCGGTACCACTAGTACAGCAGCAGGCGTTGCCTTGGCGGAAACATTGGATGAGGCAGGTGGTAGTGTAGCGGTTCTTGGAACACCTGCCGAGGAAGGCGGACCAAATGGCAGTGCCAAAGGAAGCTTCGTAAAGCATGGGCTGCTGAAGGATATTGATGCTGCCTTGATCATTCATCCTTCTGGCAGAACAAGTGTAACGGGTGAGTTTCTCGCTGTCGATCCGCTTGATTTTCATTTCTACGGAAAACCAGCTCATGCTTCCGGTGCGCCAGATAAAGGAATCAATGCCTTGGATGCCGTTATTCAGCTTTTCAATGGAATAAATGCATTGCGCCAGCACCTTCCGCAGGACATACGCATTCATGGCATCATTCCAAATGGTGGAGATGCACCGAATATCGTACCTGAGTATGCTTCAGCAAGGTTCTTCATCCGAGCAGAAACGTGGCAAAAAGCACAGGCTGTTTCCGATAAGGTAAAGAATATAGCCAAGGGAGCTGCATTGGCTACGGGGGCTAGTGTGAAAATTGAGAGATTCCAGAACGAGGTAAAGGACTTTGTTTTGAATCCAGTACTGGATGAAGTGCTCAAAGAAGAATTAGAAAAAGTCGGAGAGTATGTTCATTTGAAAAAAGATAAAGGTCGTGGATCGACTGATACAGGTAATATCAGCTATGAAGTGCCGACTGCACACCCGTATATCCAAATTGGGCCAGAAGAGCTGATTGGTCATACAGAAGAATTCAGGGAAGCTGCCCGATCAGAAATTGGTGATGCAGCTGTTATAAAAGGGGCCAAAGCATTAGCTCATACGGGCTATCGGCTGCTGACAGACAAGGAACTGCTTCAGCAAACTAAGGCTGCTTTTAAAGACGCAAAGACAAGGAAGTAA
- a CDS encoding MetQ/NlpA family ABC transporter substrate-binding protein, which produces MKKALLGIVSLAFVFILAACGSSSADGSQTVKIGVTGSDGDQWPILKEKAKEEGINIELVEFSDYTLPNQALANGEIDMNSFQHIAFLSQYAKENGDTIVPIGSTVIAPIGAYSEKIESLDELKEGDKIAIPDDPSNQARSLRALEAAGVIKLADDFGQFGDPSKIVENPKNIEIVPVVAQQTPRVLPDVAASFINNGIAGQAGLDPKEDPIYLENAKDDSITPFVNVFAVNKKDENNETYQKIVELYQDEAVKEAVENDTNGGSIVVDVPKEELQEHLKRLQEEE; this is translated from the coding sequence ATGAAAAAAGCTCTACTTGGAATCGTTTCGTTAGCCTTTGTATTTATCCTTGCAGCGTGTGGGAGCAGCTCAGCAGATGGCAGCCAAACAGTGAAAATCGGTGTAACAGGTTCTGATGGGGATCAATGGCCAATTTTGAAGGAAAAGGCGAAGGAAGAGGGCATCAATATCGAACTTGTGGAATTCTCTGACTATACACTGCCAAACCAAGCGTTGGCCAACGGTGAAATCGACATGAACTCATTCCAGCATATCGCCTTCCTAAGTCAATATGCCAAAGAAAATGGCGATACTATTGTACCAATCGGTTCGACAGTCATTGCCCCAATTGGAGCTTATTCAGAGAAAATCGAAAGCCTTGATGAACTGAAGGAAGGCGATAAGATTGCTATCCCGGATGATCCATCTAACCAAGCTAGATCACTGCGGGCTTTGGAAGCAGCTGGCGTTATAAAATTAGCGGATGACTTTGGCCAGTTCGGAGATCCATCCAAAATTGTAGAGAATCCGAAGAACATTGAGATCGTACCTGTTGTTGCCCAGCAAACTCCACGTGTCTTGCCGGATGTAGCAGCATCTTTCATCAATAATGGTATAGCAGGTCAGGCAGGTCTTGATCCGAAGGAAGATCCAATTTATTTGGAAAATGCCAAAGATGACAGCATTACACCCTTTGTAAATGTCTTCGCAGTTAATAAGAAAGACGAGAACAATGAAACATATCAGAAAATCGTTGAGCTGTATCAGGATGAAGCTGTGAAGGAAGCAGTCGAGAATGATACAAATGGTGGCTCTATCGTGGTAGATGTACCAAAAGAGGAACTGCAGGAGCATCTGAAAAGACTTCAGGAGGAGGAATGA
- a CDS encoding methionine ABC transporter permease: MGVDWQTFWPRIVEATGQTILMVAVTLVIGSIFGIILGLLLFITRKGNILENAFLFQIINFLINIIRPIPFIIFLVAISPLTREVIGTTIGTWAAIFPMSIAAAFSIARVVENNFISIDPGVIEAAKAMGASPLQIIFTILIPEALGPLVLGLTFITISLIDFSAMAGTVGGGGLGHVAMTYGYQRFDTSVMIVTVVILIVLVQLAQWVGNTLSRKILRR, encoded by the coding sequence ATGGGCGTAGATTGGCAAACTTTTTGGCCGCGTATTGTCGAGGCGACTGGTCAGACGATTCTGATGGTGGCTGTCACATTGGTCATTGGTTCTATATTCGGCATCATTCTCGGACTTCTACTTTTCATTACCCGTAAAGGAAACATCCTAGAAAATGCGTTTCTTTTTCAAATTATCAACTTCCTGATCAACATTATCCGCCCGATCCCCTTCATTATATTCCTAGTCGCGATCAGTCCGCTGACCAGAGAGGTGATTGGCACGACTATCGGTACATGGGCCGCGATCTTCCCAATGAGCATCGCAGCTGCATTCAGCATCGCACGAGTTGTAGAAAATAATTTCATCAGTATTGACCCGGGTGTCATCGAGGCAGCCAAGGCCATGGGAGCCAGTCCTCTTCAGATAATCTTTACCATCTTGATTCCGGAAGCTCTCGGTCCGCTCGTTCTCGGATTGACGTTCATTACCATCAGTTTGATTGATTTCTCGGCAATGGCAGGAACGGTCGGCGGCGGTGGTCTCGGACATGTAGCGATGACATATGGCTACCAGCGGTTTGATACAAGCGTCATGATTGTTACAGTCGTTATCTTAATTGTGCTTGTCCAGCTTGCCCAATGGGTCGGCAATACACTTTCAAGAAAAATTTTAAGGAGATGA
- a CDS encoding ATP-binding cassette domain-containing protein — protein sequence MIAFKDVSKTFTIGKREVHAVRNVNLTIEEGEIFGIIGFSGAGKSTLLRLVNVLENPTAGSVEVQGVDLASLRPSEVRKVRRRIGMIFQNFNLLTSRTVAGNVAYPLKLAKMPRAKIKERVEELLRFVGLSDKAKDFPEQLSGGQKQRVGIARALATSPDILICDEATSALDPDTTGEILRLLKKVNKEFGITILLITHEMHVIQAICDKVAVMEDGEVIETGGVFDTFTSPVHQTTKRFIRSVQQDLPSPSLLDEWRQKGGKQLYRIIFKGEVASDPVLSRVTRKHDIDVNIVYGSVQEIQAKFYGNLLVSFDGDEGKTASAVRELEEIVQIEEVDVAWA from the coding sequence ATGATTGCTTTCAAGGATGTTTCAAAGACATTTACAATCGGAAAACGGGAAGTGCATGCTGTTAGAAATGTGAATCTGACAATCGAGGAAGGAGAGATATTCGGCATTATCGGCTTTAGCGGAGCCGGTAAAAGTACCTTGCTCAGGCTTGTCAATGTGCTGGAAAATCCGACAGCAGGTTCGGTGGAAGTGCAAGGTGTGGATTTAGCCAGTCTTCGTCCTAGTGAAGTTCGGAAAGTACGCCGCAGGATAGGGATGATCTTTCAGAATTTCAATCTGTTAACCTCGCGGACTGTTGCTGGTAATGTTGCTTATCCTTTGAAACTAGCAAAAATGCCGCGAGCAAAAATAAAAGAGAGAGTGGAAGAACTGCTGCGTTTCGTTGGGTTGTCAGACAAGGCTAAGGATTTTCCGGAGCAGCTTTCAGGGGGGCAGAAACAGAGAGTTGGCATTGCCAGAGCATTAGCCACATCACCAGATATTCTGATTTGTGATGAAGCAACTTCGGCACTGGATCCTGATACAACCGGTGAAATTCTTCGTCTTCTTAAAAAGGTGAACAAGGAATTCGGTATTACAATTCTGCTGATCACACATGAGATGCATGTGATTCAAGCAATCTGTGACAAGGTTGCTGTAATGGAGGATGGAGAGGTTATAGAAACTGGCGGTGTATTCGATACATTCACAAGTCCTGTCCACCAGACGACAAAACGTTTTATCCGCTCCGTTCAGCAGGACCTCCCATCTCCATCGTTATTAGATGAGTGGCGGCAAAAAGGCGGGAAGCAGCTATACCGAATCATTTTCAAAGGAGAGGTGGCAAGCGATCCAGTCTTATCCCGGGTAACAAGAAAGCACGATATTGACGTGAATATCGTCTATGGTTCCGTCCAAGAAATCCAGGCAAAATTCTACGGCAATTTGCTTGTCAGCTTTGACGGTGACGAAGGTAAAACAGCCAGTGCTGTAAGGGAATTAGAAGAGATCGTACAAATAGAGGAGGTGGATGTGGCATGGGCGTAG
- a CDS encoding alpha-galactosidase, with the protein MTIIFDKEKRIFHLQGKSTSYVMQLERDGYLTHQYWGRKIRQFRNSNRQQYIDRSFSPNPYHRDRTFTLDALPQEYPQFGNSDFRKPAYQIQLENGSTVTDLRYKSHRIFSGKPKLAGLPATYAGQEGAETLELTMEDELLHLEVILLYTIFSQYDVVARSVQFRNNGKQNLKLLQAASASIDFRRSDFDMLTMPGAWGKERHLEKRALQAGIQSTESTRGASSHQQHPFIALMEKHATEDQGEVFGFHLVYSGNFLAQAEVDQFATTRVTMGINPFDFTWLLEPNETFQTPEAVLVYAADGLGGMSQTLHGFYQQHLVRGEYRDKERPILINNWEATYFDFDADKIEAIAEAGSELGIELFVLDDGWFKKRNSDSTSLGDWFVDKTKLPNGLEDVAKRVNDLDMQFGLWFEPEMVSVDSDLYREHPDWCLHVPNRYRTESRDQLVLDFSRQDVREEIIKRVAAILESAPITYVKWDMNRHLSEVGSALLPPERQRETAHRHILGVYEVMDKITSRFPQILFESCSGGGGRYDPGILYYMPQTWTSDNTDAVSRLKIQHTTSLLYPIASMGAHVSDVPNHQVHRFTSLEMRGDVAMAGNLGYELDLTKLSPEEKEVVKQQINTYKEIRRLVQFGRFYRLKSPFEGNETAWMFVNEDKTEAFVSYYRVLAEPAAPLASLRMKGLDGAKNYRINGTEEIYSGDELAYSGIRVPADLIGDFVSYTWHLKAE; encoded by the coding sequence TACATAGATCGTTCATTTTCTCCGAATCCGTATCATCGGGACAGGACTTTCACGTTGGATGCTCTGCCGCAGGAATACCCACAGTTTGGCAATTCGGATTTTCGCAAACCAGCCTATCAGATCCAGTTGGAAAATGGATCAACGGTGACTGATTTGCGTTACAAATCACATCGTATCTTCAGTGGTAAGCCGAAGCTGGCGGGTCTTCCTGCAACATACGCTGGTCAGGAAGGAGCAGAAACGCTTGAACTTACGATGGAGGATGAATTACTTCATTTGGAAGTGATCTTGCTTTATACAATTTTCAGTCAGTATGATGTAGTCGCAAGATCTGTGCAATTCCGTAATAATGGCAAACAAAATTTAAAGCTCTTACAGGCTGCTAGTGCAAGTATCGACTTCCGCCGTTCGGACTTTGACATGCTTACCATGCCGGGGGCATGGGGAAAGGAAAGACATCTCGAAAAGCGTGCTTTGCAGGCGGGTATACAGTCTACAGAAAGCACACGTGGAGCAAGCAGTCATCAGCAGCATCCGTTCATCGCCTTGATGGAGAAGCATGCAACAGAAGATCAAGGGGAAGTGTTTGGTTTTCATCTTGTCTATAGCGGTAATTTCCTAGCCCAGGCAGAAGTCGATCAGTTTGCGACAACTCGGGTGACAATGGGTATCAATCCGTTCGACTTCACGTGGCTGCTGGAACCAAATGAGACATTTCAAACACCAGAAGCAGTGCTTGTTTATGCAGCGGATGGTTTGGGAGGAATGTCGCAAACGCTGCATGGGTTCTATCAGCAGCATCTAGTAAGAGGAGAATACAGAGATAAAGAGCGGCCGATTCTGATTAATAACTGGGAAGCGACGTATTTTGATTTTGATGCTGATAAAATTGAGGCAATCGCTGAGGCTGGCAGTGAGCTAGGGATCGAGCTTTTCGTATTGGATGATGGCTGGTTCAAAAAACGGAATTCAGATTCCACATCATTGGGAGATTGGTTTGTCGATAAAACGAAGCTGCCGAATGGACTTGAAGATGTGGCGAAACGTGTAAACGATTTAGATATGCAATTTGGACTTTGGTTCGAGCCGGAAATGGTATCGGTGGACAGTGATTTGTACCGTGAGCATCCTGACTGGTGTCTGCATGTGCCGAATCGGTATCGTACGGAAAGCCGTGATCAGCTCGTGCTCGATTTTTCAAGACAGGATGTTCGGGAGGAGATTATTAAGCGAGTAGCAGCCATCTTGGAAAGTGCCCCAATCACTTATGTGAAATGGGATATGAACCGTCATCTGTCTGAGGTCGGTTCTGCCTTGCTTCCTCCTGAGCGTCAGCGGGAAACAGCACATCGACATATTCTCGGAGTCTATGAAGTGATGGATAAGATCACTTCCCGTTTTCCGCAGATTCTGTTTGAAAGCTGCTCAGGCGGCGGCGGACGCTATGACCCGGGAATTCTGTATTACATGCCACAAACATGGACAAGTGATAATACAGATGCTGTCTCAAGGCTTAAAATTCAGCATACTACAAGTTTGCTTTATCCCATTGCTTCGATGGGTGCCCATGTATCTGATGTTCCGAACCATCAAGTACACAGATTTACTTCATTGGAGATGCGGGGTGACGTCGCGATGGCAGGGAATCTAGGATACGAGCTGGACCTCACAAAGCTTAGTCCTGAGGAGAAGGAAGTCGTCAAGCAGCAGATTAACACCTATAAGGAGATTCGCAGACTTGTTCAGTTCGGTCGATTCTATCGGCTGAAAAGTCCTTTTGAAGGCAATGAAACTGCTTGGATGTTTGTTAACGAAGATAAAACAGAAGCTTTTGTCTCCTATTATCGTGTTCTGGCAGAGCCAGCAGCACCACTCGCTTCTTTACGGATGAAGGGATTGGATGGAGCTAAAAACTACAGAATCAATGGTACGGAAGAAATATACAGTGGTGATGAACTGGCATACAGCGGTATTCGTGTACCTGCAGACCTTATTGGGGATTTTGTAAGTTACACTTGGCACCTAAAAGCTGAATAA